CGTTGTACTAGGTCCTGAGATGAAGTCTACAGGTGAGGTGATGGGAATCGATAAAGATTTTGGGATAGCATACTATAAGGCTGAACTGGCAGCGGATACGCGCTTGCCGACCGAAGGAAATGTTTTCATAAGTGTGAGGGATGATGAAAAGATTCACATAATCCCGATAGCTAGAAAGTTAAGGGAACTGGGTCTGAGTATTTTGGCGACAAAGGGGACTGCTGATGTGTTGGCCGCTGCCGGTATAGATGTTAAAGCCGTCCCAAAAATTGGCGAGGATCGTCCAGACATACTTGATTACATAAAATCCGACAAAATAGACTTGATCATAAACGTCCCAAAAGGTAAGGGCTCAAAAGACGACGAGTTCCAGATAAGAAGGGCCGCTGTAGATCATAAAGTACCGTACATAACGACGATAGCGGCAGCTCAAGCCGCTGTTAAAGCGATCGAGAAGATAAAGAAAGAAGGTACATTCACCGTTAAGCCATTACAAGAGTATCATGCTACGTTGCTCATAAAGAAAGTAAAAGCGTAAACCACCATACCTAAGCGACTCGGTATAACTTTCTGAACGCCTTATAGAGTGGTATTGCGACTGCTGTTCCTATTATTGACTGCCCGAGGTTCACGGGTATTTCAACTAAAGCAGCGACGCCCAAGAAGAATTGCTGATATATGAAGTAACCCACAACCATGAGAAGTCCACTGAGGAGTAAAGAAAGTATCAACCATCCTTCATGCCCTTTCTCCCTAATAACAAAATAGACCGGTGTGGCTACGGCTGCGGCCGCTAGACCAACCCATGAATAATGTGGAATCGTGAAAATGAATTGTTGCACACCTTCGCCTATTGGAAGTATGGAAACTTCAACTTCACCGACGAACAACATGATGCCTATTAAAAGTATAAGTACAAAATAACCAGCGATGAGTGCATAAGACGCTAATGCAAATTGCCATCCACTTTTCTTCGGAGCTTTCTTTACGAGATAACCAGCAAGCGCACCCTCTGCTGCTTTTATGAGTAGCGTTGCAGGGGCATAGTAATAGTAGCCTAATACTAAGTCGGCCAGCATAGAACCTACCCCGCCCGCAAACGCGGCTATCCCAGGCCCCATCGTGAGCGCCGTAAAGTATATCATCGTTTCACCCAGATTGAAGTAACCTCTGGTGGCTGGTACATAAACTGATATGACCATTGTAGCAACGGCTACCAGTGATGTAAAGACCGCAAGTTTTGCTACGATCAAGCTACGGCGCGACATTTCACGTTTTTCGAAGAACAAATATATATATAACTTTCAACCTACATATAGGTCATGTGAGTTTTAAACTTTTGTGTACAAAATGTGGCAAACAGTTTGGAAGCATAAAAAACCCGATACGCTGCCCAAGCTGCGGCGGCCAGATGCTTATCGAGTACGATTACGATAAACTTTCGTCTACTATAAACACAGAGGAAATAATTAAAAATCCCTTGAGTATGTGGAAGTACTCGTTCCTCCTACCACTCACTAAAGCTGAATTTGTCGTATCTTTGGGCGAAGGTGGTACTTTCCTTCAGAAGGCCGAAAGGTTAGGAGAGGATCTTGGGATCAAGAATGTCTACCTGAAGAACGAAACAGTAAACCCTACAGGCTCTTTCTTAGATAGGGGAGTTTCTGTCGAAGTCACGAAGGCAAAGAACATGGGCTACCGTGTGGTTAAGTGCGCGAGTAGGGGGAACTTAGGCGCCTCAGTTGCCGCGTATTCAGCAAGGGCCGGTTTAGGTTGTACGATCTACACGACACTAAGCGTCGAGTTGGTTAAACTCTACCAAGCTGTTATTTGCGGTGCCGAGATAAGCTTTATGAAAACATACGACGATGCCCTTAAGGTGTTGACATATCTATATGAAGAAGAATACATAATATCTGTAACTAGCCCATTTTTCCTTGAAGGAATAAAAACTACTGGGTATGAGGTTTGCGAACAGCTCGGCTGGTCTCCTCCTGAGTTTTTCATCGTACCCGTCGGCGAAGGTGGGCACTTGTCGATGATATGGAAGGCCTTGAAGGAGTTAAGTTATGTTGGACTTATAGATGATGTGCACTCGAGGATGTTAGGTGTTCAGGCAAAAAGTTGTTCACCTATAGTTGATGCATTTAGAAAGAACCTCGACAAACCTGCAAAGCCTAAAGATTTTGGGATGACGTTTCATGATATAGCAGTTAGACAACCTATGCTGGGAGAGCTTTGCTTAAAAGCTTTGAGAGAATCGAAAGGTTACGCTTTAGCGGTATCCGAAAAGAAAATACTTGAAGCTACGAGACTTTTAGCCAAGTTTGAGGGTATTTTTGCCGAGCCAGCAGCAGCTTCGACGATAGCGGCCCTTAAGGTTGCTTTGGAAGATGGAATAATAGAACGTTCCGACAAAGTCGTATGCGTAATAACGGGTGCAGGTTTGAAGGACCCAGCAGCAGTCAAGAATCTGATAAAACACCCAACCGCAGAGACCCCCATAACACTAATGATTGCTTCCTCGTTAGATAGTCGTTTAGGAAGGACAAAACGCCTAATACTAAAAATTTTACAAAAACATCCAGCTCATGGATATCTCCTATGGAAAACTCTCATGCGGGAATTCGGTCTGACAATCACGCTCCCCTCAATGTATCAACATTTAAAGGAACTTATGGAGGCTGGCTTAATAACGGTTGTAAAAGAAGGCCCCCCGTCAGAAAGGAAAAAGAAAGTTTATGTTTTGACGAAGAAGGGAGAAGCAACACTCTCACCAGAACTCACGAAATAACATCTTATCTCAGATTTATTAGTTGCCTTTTATCGAAAATAACTGCATGAGGATTATTGTTGCAATAACGGGAGCATCAGGTGCACCTATGGCCGAGAGGTTGCTGGAAGTCTTAAAATCAGGTAATCACCAGATCTACCTGATTCTTTCTAAGAACGGTGAGGCTATTGTTCGGGCTGAAGCAAACTTAGAAAAGGTAAAGTCTTATGCAAATAGAATTTTTCGGGAAGACGAGCTTGAAGCTCCGTTATCGAGCGGTTCTTTTCTCATAGATGGTATGGTGGTTATGCCGTGCTCAATGAAGACTCTTGCGGCAATTGCTAATGGTATGGAAGAAAACTTGATAGTGAGGGCAGCGCTCGTTTCTCTCAAGCAGAGAAGAAAACTGATTCTGGTACCGCGTGAAACGCCTTTAGCTGAACCCTACATCATCAACATGCTTAAGGCAACCAGGGCAGGGGCTGTTATACTACCACCAGTCTTAACGTTCTATCACTCACCGAAGACAATCCAAGACCTTGTAGACTTTATAGTTGGGAGGGTACTGGAAATCCTCGGAATTGAACACAATTTATACAAAAGGTGGGGAGAATGAGAGATTTTCTGAACGAGCTTGAGAAGGAAGGAAAGCTCGTTAACATCGTAAGACCGGTATCGACGAAATTCGAGGCGGCTGCAATAATAAAGAGGCTCGATGGAAGGCCTGTATTATTTCACAAGATAAAGGAATGTGAAGGGTTCAGGTTGGCGGCAAACGTTTGTGGCAATAGAGAGATTCTCGCAAAAGCCTTAGGCGTAAGCGAGGATGCTATACTCGCGAAACTGAACGAGGCTATAGAAAATCCAAGCAAGGGTGAAATCGTTGATGATGCACCATGCCAGCAAATAATCGACCGAAACCCTGACTTGAGAAAGTTGCCTTTCTTAATCTTCGGTCAGCATGACGGTGGACCTTACGCTACTGCTAGCATAATAATCGCTCATGACAGGGAATATGGTTTCAACGCTAGCTTCCATAGGTTAATGCTTGTGGATAAGAACAAAGTTGTTGCTAGAATACTTCCGAGACATCTCGACGAGTTCATACGCAGAGGCAATAGAAACGTTGCAATAACTTTCGGGAACCATCCTGCCTTCATGATAGCTGCGGCCGTCACTTGGAAGATAGGTGTAAGCGAGTTGGACATAGCAAACTCATTAAGAAAAATGAGGTACACGAGATGTGTAACGAACGAACTAATCGTGCCCGCAGATTGTGAGGTTGTGATGGAAGGTGTTGTTACAGACGAGTGGGCCGACGAAGGTCCAGTAATTGATATAACAGGTACTTATGACGTCGTGAGAAAGCAAAGAATTATCGAGATAAAGTGCATAACTATGAGACGCGATCCAATCTTTCAAGTAATATTGCTAGCGGGTAGCGAACACAAAATCTTGATGGGTACGCCAAGAGAGGCAACAATATACAAGGAGGTTGGGAAGGTTTGTGAGTGTCTGGACGTCAGATTGACGCCCGGTGGTTGTAAGTGGCTTAACGCCGTTGTAAAGATAAGGAAAAGACACGAGGATGACGGGAGAAAGGCAATAGAGGC
This genomic stretch from Aigarchaeota archaeon harbors:
- a CDS encoding ECF transporter S component, coding for MSRRSLIVAKLAVFTSLVAVATMVISVYVPATRGYFNLGETMIYFTALTMGPGIAAFAGGVGSMLADLVLGYYYYAPATLLIKAAEGALAGYLVKKAPKKSGWQFALASYALIAGYFVLILLIGIMLFVGEVEVSILPIGEGVQQFIFTIPHYSWVGLAAAAVATPVYFVIREKGHEGWLILSLLLSGLLMVVGYFIYQQFFLGVAALVEIPVNLGQSIIGTAVAIPLYKAFRKLYRVA
- a CDS encoding threonine synthase; the protein is MSFKLLCTKCGKQFGSIKNPIRCPSCGGQMLIEYDYDKLSSTINTEEIIKNPLSMWKYSFLLPLTKAEFVVSLGEGGTFLQKAERLGEDLGIKNVYLKNETVNPTGSFLDRGVSVEVTKAKNMGYRVVKCASRGNLGASVAAYSARAGLGCTIYTTLSVELVKLYQAVICGAEISFMKTYDDALKVLTYLYEEEYIISVTSPFFLEGIKTTGYEVCEQLGWSPPEFFIVPVGEGGHLSMIWKALKELSYVGLIDDVHSRMLGVQAKSCSPIVDAFRKNLDKPAKPKDFGMTFHDIAVRQPMLGELCLKALRESKGYALAVSEKKILEATRLLAKFEGIFAEPAAASTIAALKVALEDGIIERSDKVVCVITGAGLKDPAAVKNLIKHPTAETPITLMIASSLDSRLGRTKRLILKILQKHPAHGYLLWKTLMREFGLTITLPSMYQHLKELMEAGLITVVKEGPPSERKKKVYVLTKKGEATLSPELTK
- a CDS encoding UbiX family flavin prenyltransferase yields the protein MRIIVAITGASGAPMAERLLEVLKSGNHQIYLILSKNGEAIVRAEANLEKVKSYANRIFREDELEAPLSSGSFLIDGMVVMPCSMKTLAAIANGMEENLIVRAALVSLKQRRKLILVPRETPLAEPYIINMLKATRAGAVILPPVLTFYHSPKTIQDLVDFIVGRVLEILGIEHNLYKRWGE
- a CDS encoding UbiD family decarboxylase; translation: MRDFLNELEKEGKLVNIVRPVSTKFEAAAIIKRLDGRPVLFHKIKECEGFRLAANVCGNREILAKALGVSEDAILAKLNEAIENPSKGEIVDDAPCQQIIDRNPDLRKLPFLIFGQHDGGPYATASIIIAHDREYGFNASFHRLMLVDKNKVVARILPRHLDEFIRRGNRNVAITFGNHPAFMIAAAVTWKIGVSELDIANSLRKMRYTRCVTNELIVPADCEVVMEGVVTDEWADEGPVIDITGTYDVVRKQRIIEIKCITMRRDPIFQVILLAGSEHKILMGTPREATIYKEVGKVCECLDVRLTPGGCKWLNAVVKIRKRHEDDGRKAIEAAFRGHGSLKHVLVVDEDINIDDPVELEWVLATRVQLDKCLVLKPNEYGSSLDPSADQYTRKTCKAGVDATLPLGADPKLFRRAKIPGEENIKIEDYIK